From a single Sphingobium sp. genomic region:
- a CDS encoding efflux transporter outer membrane subunit, translated as MSVDPRFPTIGIVLALSACVGVPDAGVRPVMRTPESIEATQTLAARGSIGWPPDQWWRLVGDPQLTQLIEEGLANSPQTAIAMARIRRADAEAQRVGAARLPTVGGEAEGGLRRQSGNNGIPAQFLPDGWADYGQASLSFDFDLDLWGRNRAAYAAATSGARAAVVDAAQARLVLSVAITAAYAELGRHYRERDNAEAVLVNRRAALALVAERERNGLDNRIGLRRAEAELASAEQDMAAVDESIALRRNQLAALVGAGPDRGRTITPAPLFPSTPLGIPAGLTTDLLGRRPDIVAARERVEAAESRIKVARAGFFPSVNLRALIGLQALGIGNLVDSGSLFGSAGPAISLPIFQGGALRAQYGRAGADYEEAVASYNQTVISAFQQVADAVTQREAADKRLAAARTALAASEDALALVNNRYTAGLASRLDVLASERAVHDLRLAVIGLETYERGATLALIRALGGGFAADTQTSPEPITQ; from the coding sequence ATGTCGGTTGACCCCCGTTTCCCTACCATCGGAATCGTGCTTGCGCTGTCGGCCTGTGTTGGGGTTCCCGATGCCGGTGTCAGGCCGGTCATGCGGACCCCCGAGTCCATCGAGGCGACCCAGACCCTCGCCGCGCGCGGCAGCATTGGCTGGCCGCCCGACCAGTGGTGGCGGCTTGTTGGCGATCCGCAGCTCACCCAGTTGATCGAGGAAGGCCTTGCCAACTCGCCGCAGACCGCGATTGCCATGGCTAGGATAAGACGGGCGGACGCAGAGGCTCAGCGCGTCGGCGCAGCCCGGCTCCCGACCGTCGGCGGCGAGGCGGAAGGTGGCTTGCGCCGCCAAAGCGGCAACAACGGCATACCCGCGCAGTTCCTTCCCGATGGCTGGGCGGATTACGGCCAGGCCTCGCTGTCGTTCGATTTCGACCTTGATCTATGGGGTCGCAACCGAGCGGCCTATGCCGCCGCGACCTCGGGAGCTCGTGCGGCGGTGGTCGATGCCGCGCAGGCGCGGCTTGTCCTTTCGGTTGCGATCACCGCCGCTTATGCCGAACTGGGCAGGCACTACCGTGAACGCGACAACGCCGAGGCCGTGCTGGTCAATCGCCGCGCGGCGTTGGCGCTGGTTGCCGAGCGCGAACGCAACGGCCTCGACAACCGCATAGGCCTGCGCCGCGCCGAAGCGGAACTGGCGAGCGCCGAGCAGGACATGGCGGCGGTCGATGAAAGCATCGCCCTGCGCCGAAACCAGTTGGCCGCGCTAGTGGGGGCCGGACCGGATCGGGGCCGGACGATCACGCCAGCACCGCTATTCCCATCGACACCGCTTGGTATTCCGGCCGGGTTGACCACGGACCTGCTTGGCAGGCGTCCGGACATTGTCGCGGCGCGCGAACGGGTCGAAGCGGCTGAAAGCCGCATCAAGGTGGCGCGCGCCGGATTCTTTCCTTCGGTAAATCTCAGGGCGCTGATCGGCTTGCAAGCTCTTGGGATTGGCAACCTCGTCGATTCCGGATCTTTGTTCGGATCGGCTGGCCCGGCGATCAGCCTGCCAATCTTTCAGGGCGGCGCGCTCAGGGCGCAATATGGCCGCGCCGGAGCGGATTATGAGGAGGCAGTCGCCAGCTATAACCAGACCGTGATTTCCGCCTTTCAGCAGGTTGCCGACGCAGTAACGCAGCGCGAGGCGGCGGACAAACGGCTGGCGGCAGCACGCACTGCCCTGGCCGCGAGCGAAGATGCCCTTGCGCTGGTCAACAATCGCTACACGGCTGGCTTGGCCAGCCGACTCGACGTGCTCGCCAGCGAGCGGGCGGTTCACGATCTCCGGCTCGCCGTGATCGGTCTCGAAACCTACGAGCGGGGCGCAACTCTGGCTCTGATCCGGGCCCTCGGCGGCGGATTTGCAGCAGACACTCAAACTTCACCGGAACCGATAACCCAATGA
- a CDS encoding alpha/beta hydrolase, protein MHSESIKLEGKAGHAIAASIEGARDGMPVILAHGGGQTRRAWKKISTLLAGRGFHAIAIDLRGHGDSEWARDGAYDIADFASDLVAIAARLARKPALIGASLGGLAGIVAEGQLAPGSFASLTLVDITPQMEATGVARVVGFMAAHAREGFASPDEAARVISEYLPHRPSRKASAGLAHYLRQKPDGRYYWHWDPAFIDGVMRRHAQDGALGDHGRSELSSAAMNLALPVHLVRGGSSDLVSPEAVEHFRKLVPHAAFSDIADATHMVVGDQNDVFGAAIADFLIRTHDKGDAT, encoded by the coding sequence ATGCATAGTGAATCGATCAAGCTGGAAGGGAAGGCAGGCCATGCCATCGCCGCCAGCATCGAAGGGGCGCGGGATGGAATGCCGGTTATTCTCGCGCACGGCGGCGGGCAAACCCGACGGGCCTGGAAGAAGATTTCGACGCTACTTGCTGGTCGCGGCTTTCATGCCATCGCAATCGACCTGCGCGGACATGGCGACAGCGAATGGGCCAGGGACGGGGCCTATGACATTGCCGACTTCGCGAGCGACCTCGTTGCTATCGCCGCCCGGTTGGCGCGCAAGCCAGCACTGATCGGCGCATCGCTGGGGGGACTCGCCGGGATCGTCGCCGAAGGGCAACTCGCACCCGGCAGTTTCGCTTCGCTGACACTCGTCGATATTACGCCGCAAATGGAGGCAACGGGCGTTGCGCGCGTTGTAGGCTTCATGGCGGCCCATGCGCGCGAAGGCTTCGCTTCGCCCGATGAGGCTGCGCGCGTGATCTCGGAATACTTGCCGCATCGCCCCAGCCGCAAGGCATCGGCAGGGCTGGCCCACTATCTGCGCCAGAAGCCCGACGGGCGGTATTATTGGCATTGGGATCCTGCGTTCATCGACGGGGTCATGCGCCGTCACGCGCAAGACGGCGCGTTGGGCGATCACGGACGGAGCGAACTCAGCAGTGCCGCGATGAATCTCGCGCTTCCGGTGCATCTGGTCAGGGGCGGTTCGAGCGATCTGGTCTCGCCGGAAGCCGTTGAGCATTTCCGGAAACTGGTCCCGCACGCTGCCTTCAGCGACATTGCCGATGCCACCCACATGGTCGTGGGCGACCAGAACGACGTATTTGGAGCGGCGATTGCCGACTTCCTGATCCGCACTCACGATAAGGGCGATGCAACATGA
- a CDS encoding DHA2 family efflux MFS transporter permease subunit — protein MSGTAKTATGIPPSLRLIAGLTLAFANFMVILDLTIANVSIPHIAGSLGITLEQGAWVITSYAIAEAICVPLTAWIAFRFGSVRTFLFSMMGFGFFSLLCGLSVSIEMLVMCRIGQGIFGAFLMPMSQTLLLRVFPPEQQNIGMGMWAMTLLLGPALGPIIGGWLTDNWSWHWIFLINVPVALLSIIGGAVLLRPIETERRVLPIDYVGLVLLVIWVGCLQVILDIGRNHDWFGDPLIVVLAITSAVAFLIFVVWELTEDHPVVDLRILRHRGLSVSLVVLSISFGAYFAGFVIVPQWQQAWLGFTATQAGYSSSFSAIAGLLTAPLVVMLMPRLDPRLLVSGGIVWLAVMGLLRTFWATDSDFWTLSIPQFVQGLGMTFLMLPIINLTLSTVDEHEVASAAGLQSFMRTIATAFATSVSLTYWGDTQRAARNDIAGVLQPDAEGGAIAGLGFSPEGARQMLSNMVEVEATTLSVLHVFWTTSAILLIAAALIWLAPRPKRSGGVSMGH, from the coding sequence ATGAGCGGCACCGCAAAGACTGCGACGGGCATCCCACCTTCGCTTCGGCTGATCGCCGGGCTTACCCTGGCGTTTGCGAACTTCATGGTGATTCTCGATCTGACGATCGCCAATGTTTCGATCCCCCATATTGCAGGCAGCCTCGGCATCACGCTCGAACAAGGCGCGTGGGTTATCACCTCCTATGCGATTGCCGAAGCGATTTGCGTGCCGTTGACGGCGTGGATTGCGTTCAGGTTTGGCTCGGTTCGCACCTTTCTGTTCAGCATGATGGGTTTCGGTTTCTTTTCGCTCCTCTGCGGGCTGTCAGTCTCAATCGAAATGCTGGTGATGTGCCGCATCGGACAGGGCATTTTCGGGGCCTTTCTGATGCCTATGTCGCAAACCCTGCTGCTGCGCGTATTCCCGCCCGAGCAGCAAAACATCGGCATGGGCATGTGGGCAATGACGCTGCTGCTTGGGCCTGCACTCGGCCCGATCATCGGGGGCTGGCTGACCGATAACTGGTCCTGGCACTGGATATTCCTGATCAACGTGCCAGTTGCCCTGCTTTCCATCATCGGCGGGGCCGTCCTGCTCCGCCCGATTGAAACCGAACGCCGCGTCTTGCCAATCGATTATGTTGGCCTTGTTCTGCTGGTTATTTGGGTCGGCTGCTTGCAGGTCATCCTCGATATTGGCCGCAACCATGACTGGTTCGGTGACCCGCTGATCGTCGTGCTGGCTATAACGTCGGCTGTCGCATTCCTGATTTTTGTCGTCTGGGAACTCACCGAAGACCATCCCGTGGTCGATCTGCGCATTCTGCGGCATCGGGGGCTGAGTGTCAGCCTCGTAGTCCTCTCAATCAGTTTCGGCGCCTATTTCGCGGGCTTTGTGATTGTTCCGCAGTGGCAACAGGCATGGCTGGGCTTCACCGCGACGCAGGCAGGCTATTCGTCTTCATTCTCGGCGATCGCGGGTCTCCTGACAGCACCGCTTGTCGTGATGCTGATGCCGCGGCTCGATCCCCGCTTGCTGGTTTCGGGAGGCATCGTTTGGCTGGCCGTGATGGGGCTCTTGCGGACATTCTGGGCCACCGACAGCGATTTCTGGACACTCAGCATACCCCAATTCGTTCAAGGGCTGGGCATGACTTTCCTGATGTTGCCGATCATCAACCTGACGTTGAGTACCGTGGACGAGCATGAAGTCGCATCAGCCGCAGGCTTGCAAAGTTTCATGCGTACCATTGCGACGGCATTCGCGACTTCGGTTTCGCTGACCTATTGGGGCGACACCCAGCGCGCGGCACGCAACGATATAGCGGGCGTTCTGCAACCGGACGCTGAAGGCGGCGCAATTGCCGGACTGGGCTTCTCACCCGAGGGTGCGCGCCAAATGCTGAGCAACATGGTCGAGGTAGAGGCCACGACCCTGTCTGTGCTGCACGTCTTCTGGACGACATCCGCAATTCTGCTGATCGCTGCGGCACTCATCTGGCTAGCGCCCCGGCCCAAGCGGAGCGGCGGCGTGTCGATGGGGCATTGA
- a CDS encoding EmrA/EmrK family multidrug efflux transporter periplasmic adaptor subunit: protein MTAAAPETPAVDPALSQSRKASRKRWLTRLAVALAVIGLAWGVWYLLVARNFVSTENAYVNAQMAQVTPLVAGSATEVLVRDTQQVKAGQVLVRLDQADARIALAQAEADMAAARRRFRQTVANSSALAAQVDTSGAGVTQAQAQYRTAQAEHEKARIDLQRRENVAASGAVSGEELTQARRTYATTLAALDVARGAINQASSSKRAAQGQLAANAALVSGLSENSDPAVLAAMARRDAAQLNLDRTEIRAPIDGVVSKLQVQIGQRLNPGQIIMTIVPLASVYVEANFKESQLQRVRIGMPVKLTADLYGSNATYRGKVVGFAGGTGSSMAVIPAQNATGNWIKVVQRLPVRIELDPADLKRHPLRVGLSMEVEIDVSGD, encoded by the coding sequence ATGACCGCTGCCGCGCCCGAAACCCCTGCCGTCGATCCGGCCCTGTCCCAGTCCCGCAAGGCGTCGCGCAAGCGATGGCTCACGCGGCTTGCAGTGGCCTTGGCGGTGATCGGACTGGCCTGGGGGGTCTGGTATCTGCTGGTCGCCCGGAATTTCGTGTCCACCGAAAATGCCTACGTCAATGCGCAAATGGCGCAGGTCACGCCGCTGGTTGCAGGCTCGGCGACCGAGGTTCTGGTGCGCGACACCCAGCAGGTGAAGGCCGGACAAGTGCTGGTGCGACTCGATCAGGCCGACGCGCGGATCGCGCTGGCCCAGGCGGAAGCGGATATGGCCGCAGCGCGGCGGCGCTTCCGTCAGACCGTTGCCAACAGCTCCGCCTTGGCGGCGCAAGTGGACACCTCCGGTGCCGGAGTAACCCAGGCTCAGGCGCAATATCGCACGGCGCAGGCTGAACACGAAAAGGCCCGGATCGATCTGCAGCGCCGAGAGAATGTGGCAGCTAGCGGGGCGGTATCCGGTGAAGAGTTGACGCAGGCCCGCAGGACCTATGCCACGACCCTGGCCGCGCTCGATGTAGCGCGCGGGGCGATCAACCAGGCCAGCTCGTCAAAGCGCGCCGCGCAAGGGCAACTGGCCGCGAACGCCGCGCTGGTGAGCGGATTAAGCGAGAATAGCGATCCTGCCGTATTGGCCGCCATGGCGCGGCGCGATGCCGCGCAACTCAATCTCGACCGCACGGAAATCCGCGCGCCCATCGACGGTGTCGTCAGCAAGCTGCAAGTCCAGATCGGGCAACGGCTCAATCCCGGACAGATCATCATGACAATTGTGCCGCTGGCTAGTGTCTATGTTGAGGCCAACTTCAAGGAGAGCCAGTTGCAGCGTGTGCGGATCGGCATGCCCGTCAAGCTCACCGCCGACCTCTACGGATCGAACGCAACCTATCGCGGCAAGGTGGTCGGCTTTGCGGGCGGCACTGGTTCTTCGATGGCCGTTATCCCGGCTCAGAATGCGACCGGCAACTGGATCAAGGTCGTCCAACGCTTGCCCGTTCGCATCGAACTCGATCCAGCCGACCTCAAACGGCATCCGCTGCGGGTCGGCCTGTCGATGGAAGTCGAAATTGACGTTTCGGGCGACTGA
- a CDS encoding hotdog fold thioesterase gives MTARSNRPELAELRKMLHIAPFHRWLGLDIVDLTERELILEMPWRDEIVSNPMIGSAHGGILSALIDLTGLYTVNALGGTARATADLRVDFHRPATSGPLRAIGSVVKLGKQLSVAETRIEDSAHRLLASGRGAYVG, from the coding sequence ATGACCGCCCGCTCCAACAGGCCGGAACTCGCGGAACTCCGCAAGATGCTCCACATCGCGCCGTTTCACCGCTGGCTCGGCCTCGATATTGTCGATCTGACCGAGCGGGAACTGATCCTCGAAATGCCCTGGCGGGATGAAATCGTCTCCAACCCGATGATCGGGTCGGCGCATGGCGGTATCTTGTCGGCATTGATCGACCTGACTGGTCTCTACACCGTCAACGCGCTGGGCGGCACGGCGCGGGCGACCGCCGACCTTCGCGTCGATTTTCACCGTCCTGCAACCTCCGGGCCGCTGCGTGCGATTGGTAGTGTCGTCAAACTGGGCAAGCAGTTGAGCGTCGCGGAAACCCGGATCGAGGATTCGGCCCACAGGCTGCTGGCTAGCGGCAGGGGGGCCTATGTCGGTTGA
- a CDS encoding MarR family transcriptional regulator — translation MQQEIDQDSYMTENDEIVFLVEEVPRKLRRLFDASTAKFGLSRTQWRALAYIFRSPGLTQTELAKCLDLERASVGHVIDQLEKAEYVERRSIEGNRRVWTLHLLPRAIEILPSLRLEADAIYARLLSGISDREFAAIKTLLATMSGNLEEL, via the coding sequence ATGCAACAGGAAATCGACCAGGACAGCTACATGACCGAGAACGACGAGATCGTGTTTCTCGTCGAGGAAGTGCCGCGTAAACTGCGCAGGCTGTTCGATGCCTCTACGGCAAAATTCGGCCTGTCCCGCACCCAATGGCGCGCGCTTGCCTATATCTTTCGGTCACCGGGACTTACCCAGACCGAACTCGCCAAATGCCTTGATCTGGAACGCGCCAGCGTGGGTCATGTGATCGATCAGCTGGAAAAGGCCGAATATGTCGAGCGACGCTCAATCGAGGGCAATCGCCGGGTCTGGACACTGCATCTGCTGCCTCGGGCAATCGAGATACTTCCTTCGCTCAGGCTTGAGGCCGATGCGATCTACGCCCGCCTGTTGTCGGGAATTTCCGATAGAGAGTTTGCGGCGATCAAGACGTTGCTGGCAACGATGTCGGGCAATCTCGAGGAATTGTAG